Genomic window (Oenanthe melanoleuca isolate GR-GAL-2019-014 chromosome 1A, OMel1.0, whole genome shotgun sequence):
AATATTACCAACACCTTGGATAATAAACAGCACTCACAAAATAAAGCTGTGATTTGAGGAGGTCTAGattaatggagagaaaaaacacagcCTGGAATCTGGACTTCTGTAAAACAGATAACTCCAACTTTTCTAAAACAGGTAAGAGAAAGatttaataaatattcattGCACCTGTACTCCCCAGAGTAATGCTTTCTCCTATTTAGTTATTACACACTGATTAATACCTACAAATATGTGTAAATGTCATATTCttacaataatattttcataaacaCTGTCTTCAGTAGGCAAATTCTTccacttcagcttttcttctaCTGTAGTTTGTGTTTGCCATATAGGACTTAATTAACTCTCAAGCAGGTTTCatcaacataattttttaatgaaaaaaatagtaCTTTAATCACAATACTgatatataaaaatgaaagaatttggATATTAGCACAGTCTTCTTACCTAACTGCATAAAAATGTTGCAGATATTACTTATTGTTCCCACCATACCAGTATGTATAATATGCTAAATGCAGTTAAACTAAAATTTGTTAAATGATCCACCTAATGCTCACATTGCTCTATATATCCTTCCATATCAACTcagttgaaataaaaatgggttGCATCAGATGATTACCTAACAGGTAAGctattaaaagtaaaaattgcaaataatgCTTCATATTTTTACAACAAAACCTAGGACTCTGTATGattcttttttatatataaaatgagCTAAAAGGTTACACTTTGAAAGCACACATAACAAATATGGGTGTGAATGGTCAGAAATTTGGAAAACCTATCTAGAATTAGAATAGACTTGTACTAGATTAAAATACTATTCCAAGTCAGCCAATAAAATTCTCAGAGtaattccagaaaaataaaacagttcatGTAAAATTAGGGCTTTTACTATAAAGAATAGCAAACAAAAAGTAGCAAGGGGCAAAGAGAGTAGATAAGGaataatattaaacaaaataagCTTTTGACTAAtcttaactttctttttttgttgttttacttCTTATTAGTTGCTTATTATGAATttgttaaaaatgtaaaataaaccCCGACAGGTAGGACAGAGATTATGGTTATTAGGATATATttacacataaaaaaattatgtactttaaaaatcccaaataaatgTGTTAAGCCTAATGAACCTTTGCAAATGCAAGTTAAATGCCATATGAATGACCACCAGTGATAAACTGCAAATTAGCTATATACAAAAATCAATCAAGATTGTCCTATCATAGTGTTCCCTAGCTCCACCACAAGCTTCCtcaaaaggtaattttttactggaaacaggtctttttttctgctccaagGCTTTGGAGGGCACATCAACAGTACTAGGGGAACACAGGGTAGCAGAGATTTCAGTGTTTAGGGTCCTGCAACAACCAGGCAGTAACtaaccaggattttttttcagtccaaGAGAAAAGACAACTCAATAGGCAGATACAAAAAACTGAGTCAAACAGgtcacttttttaaaaactaaagcTTTTCTAGTATCTTTAGATCCACAGCCCAAAAGATGGTTGCACTCATTAAACTGCAGAAGCAGAACCAAGAGAAAGAGCACGTTCTTACCTATGCATTTAGCATGCTCTCTTGTCTTAATTAGGAGTGGTGGAAACTATAAACTTCAACCACTTCTTGGGCATATTTGCAATATTCTAATACCAAGCTCTTCATTGAATCAGATGTATTCCATTAATTCTGGGGATCCCATCAAGGGATTCTCTTTCTGCCCACTTAGTGCTCAAGGTCATCTTTATCAATGACTGAAACTGTTCAACTGAAAAATTAACCTCAATAaatggaaagtattttttaacCTTGAAAACCAATTCTACTTTCATAAAAGTTTGGCACGTCTGGTTTTTTGTCATGGTGCTGGTGCTTATTCCACCCTAATACAATATGCATACATGCGTTGGCTGGCTTTGCTTAAGAATACATGCACTTAGAAGTGAATGCTGTAAtgttcagaaaaagaaagttttcttgaaaataaagatGCAAAATTTTAGATTTCAACTGTGAAGACAATCTAGTCATATCCTGTAGCCTGAGTGATTCTGTTGGTGCTAAGACAGAAGACTTGCTATTGTCTGATACAAAAAAGtcacttctgaaaattattaCAGCATATATCTTCTGGCCATCAGGGGAGCTCCAATGGCTTCAGCATAGAGCAGGGCATGCTGCCTTCCTGCATGCAGTCAGACTGTATCCTTAATTGCATAAGGACTTAAATTCCTCTCATGGAAGACCAGGAGATCCTGGAATAGCACCAAGCTGAGGGTCAGAgcccttttgtttttctcttgcttaTTAAGTTAACTCAGGAGAGCTTCTTTTTATCTCTGCACCTGCTCCCCTGTGTCCACCCTGTAAGTCACTCATTTCAATTGCAAAGCACAGTTTCAAGAATCTAGTCTTATTTATGGTCTCTAAAACACAAAGAATTAacagaagacaggaaaaacattttagaaaattcAGATAGGAGTCCCAAGGTAGGCATGGGGGAAATGCCTACACAAACTGACATATTTTCTAATGACTTTCTGAGGTCCTAATGCACCTTACACAGCTGGGCAGTTCTATCCCCTCCAGATACAAAACTAACTTCATACAGTTCAGCCCTGAGTGCAGCCCAGCAAACTGAAGGTGATGAAGGAGATAGggaattttgtttcattcagGTCTGTGACTGCCCTACACAGTTAGTTATAAGGCTGCACATCCAGACTTTATCCAGCCAACTtagagcaaagcagagcaggtggCACAGCTGTTGGCCTCCCTCTATTTAGACCTACCTACAGCCCTTGGCCAGAAGCTTAATAAGATCAGGAGCCTGGCATTACAATTCTCTAGTGCAGCTATGGCCATACTGTTTGTAGCCAGTTTAGGACTAATTTATACTGCCAACACTACTTGGAATCAAGTGTCTGGTGCCTCCATTTTTAACTattgaaaaggaaagcagagaagtAGAAAATGCCATTTAATTCCAAGAACACACAAACTCTAGCCAAGaggattttaggaaaatataaatTGCCTATACCTATGCTAACTACTTCTAATTGAACATATAATGAGAAAATGTTACTCAGCTATGTTTCACGTTTTAAAGAATTTACAGGGATATCTTATAAATTTCAGTGGAAGAAAACAATTACACAGtttacataattttttatattcACAAAGGCTAAGGAGAAGGGAACATACAGCTACCTTAGGTTAAAGTCCAGTGCTtcaatacttaaaaaaatacatttacagaaCGAACACTCCCCACCTGTGAAACACACTGTGAGTAGAACAGATGGCTTTCTATCTACATAATTTCCTGAAAGGCATTTGACTGCCTTTGTTGCTGAGCTTCTAGAGAAACCACTTTCCTTCCTAGTTTTGTTGAGTACAGTCTAAACCAGCTGTTTGCTGGGTAACTGAGTGGACTATAAATTTGCAAAGCACAATAACACAGTCTTTATTTAGGAAGTCTTCACTGCAGTTTGTTATATTTTGACCCATGTATAGGAACATACTTTTGGAAAAGTCTTATTGTATTAAACTTGACATGAGAGCAAAGCAttacattaggaaaaaaacactaTTGCCAACTTAACAGTTGAAGTTGTTTCAAAATTTTCAATTAATCAATAATAATGTGAAAAGGTCCTTTCTTCCAAAGTGTGGCCTGTactgaagaaaattttattctgtCATCCTAGCAAGCACTGTAGAAGACTCTGATCTACAAATTGCTGCTTGGATGATCCTTATACAAAGCTTCTACTTGGACAGACCTCACAGTTTGGCATCATTTGGAAATTTTCTAGAAACATAACAAACTGCAACTGGTGACAGCTCATTCTGACAGAATATTCCAGCCTTTGGTTctattaggagaaaaaaaaatagaattaatcaTAAGACTTTACAAGCATTAAAAACTTGCTTTGAAAAATACACTGCAGATCTATATTCCACATATTCCATGATGGGAATTGATACAAAGTAGGCCATAAAGTTAGACAAAAAGAATATTCTCTAACCCTATCATAGTACAATCTTTTAATTCTGGgacaaatatttacaaagaaaatcaaagaaaagGGTAAAAAAGGCACATTGTCTATCACTTTAGATTGAAAAGTTTCTGTGGCCTTCactaaaagcagaatttcaccCTCCTTTgttttaatgctgttttcttgATCTCCATCACAGTTCACTGCACAGCTGCCCACATGAAACTTGCCCCTAGGCCTCATATGGATGCTCAAGGCAATCAAAGCAATGATGGAATGAGCACAGGCAATTACTGTCCTCCTGtcatctcttctgctttttccaaagATAGACACAAACACATTAGTGGCCAAGGGACACTGCTCTCACTTAAGAGTGTACACTTTTTTCCCTCTATCTATCACACACTACAGCAAATAACAGAGAGGAAAGTATACAAAGCTTTGCATATGAGTTCATGAAGATCTGCTTGTGTGGGTGTTGTAGAGTAAGCTGTGTTACCTACTTGgagtttacatttttttcagatagaGAAGAGAGTGTGTACATATACTATGTTCTGAACTCTTTTGCCAGTTCAAACACACTGAATTTAACttattatttttgatttttgaatgCAATGTATCCaactcaatttttattttaaaggctgttggtctctcttttcccttcaggCATATTCCATGGACAGATGACGAATGGCACATGCATTATTGTCATTTGCAACAGAAATCCTAAGCTGGAGTGGTACTGTTATTTGCTGATTGTAGTTTGCCTTTCCACTTTATTAACAGGATTTCTAGGCAATATACTTGCACTAAGACATTATGTTTACTGCATGAAGACATGGACTACCAATACcatatttctctttaatttgGCACTGTGTGACTTTGCTTGGACTCTCATGGCACCTTTTTCAGTGTATTATAACATCCAGAAGTTTGCTGTCTATTTCAGCCAAGTGTTTTATCAGATCATAGAACTATTCTTTAGTATTAACACCTACGGAAGTGTGTATTTCCTGACGCTCATCAGTTTTGACAGATACATAGGTGCTGTTCATCCCATCAGTTCCTTAACATGGTGGGACAAAGAAAAGGCTGTGTTCTGCACCGTTGGGGTATGGATCTTCATAGCCATTGCATCGCTGCCTGAGGTTTACGGCACATTTGCAGCTAGAAGACAGCACGACATCATCAATTACCTGGATATCACCGGAGAACCACTACAATTTGCCATGCCATTCACATTCTCCAAAATTGTACTGAGGTTCCTAATTCCAGCCACAGTCATCTTCACATGCTACATGTTGACTCTCAAAGCATTACTACAGTTCAGTAAACGTCAGCAGAGAAGGAACAGACTTGTTAGGCCTCTGTTACTGAT
Coding sequences:
- the LOC130248256 gene encoding P2Y purinoceptor 1-like — translated: MERKNTAWNLDFCKTDNSNFSKTGIFHGQMTNGTCIIVICNRNPKLEWYCYLLIVVCLSTLLTGFLGNILALRHYVYCMKTWTTNTIFLFNLALCDFAWTLMAPFSVYYNIQKFAVYFSQVFYQIIELFFSINTYGSVYFLTLISFDRYIGAVHPISSLTWWDKEKAVFCTVGVWIFIAIASLPEVYGTFAARRQHDIINYLDITGEPLQFAMPFTFSKIVLRFLIPATVIFTCYMLTLKALLQFSKRQQRRNRLVRPLLLISAAIIVFAVSVIPYHVMMMVILIYRINCQPPCENISTLSAIYKVTKIICGINSCLDPIIFTVANKTFCQSIKCHPKCQYCCCLTGRGRDITLSLRTMT